Proteins co-encoded in one Periophthalmus magnuspinnatus isolate fPerMag1 chromosome 20, fPerMag1.2.pri, whole genome shotgun sequence genomic window:
- the zc2hc1a gene encoding zinc finger C2HC domain-containing protein 1A isoform X2, whose translation MEEFEDEAVLPPQDLVQCHICNRSFFPKVLDKHVKICQKAAAKRRKVFDSSRQRAEGTDIPTLKPLKPKAEPPKKPSNWRKKHEDFIAAIRAARNVSQGTKDGEPLPPPPPPSYDPDYIQCPHCQRRFNENAADRHIKFCQEQAARMGNKTKAEVKKPPARTQYKPPGVKKSAPPPASTIPSASSRLPQRAGSGQATGTPGKASSAGTVRNNPSSLTSPPSNVGMKPRVASSGYSSVRNASGAGVNKKKADPYISRNEVDGDIGNGGVKSKFCHECGAKYPVESAKFCCECGVRRMCISSESCTYPGVRDGNALAHLINKTNLG comes from the exons ATGGAAGAATTTGAAG ATGAAGCGGTTCTTCCTCCTCAGGACCTGGTTCAGTGCCACATTTGTAACAGAAGCTTTTTCCCTAAAGTGCTG GATAAGCAtgtaaaaatctgtcaaaaagcAGCGGCCAAACGGAGGAAGGTGTTTGACTCTAGCAGACAGAGAGCTGAGGGCACAGACATTCCCACACTCAAACCCCTCAAACCAAAG GCAGAACCTCCTAAAAAGCCCAGCAACTGGCGCAAGAAACATGAGGACTTCATTGCTGCAATCAGGGCTGCACGGAACGTTTCTCAGGGCACGAAAGATGGAGAACCtttgccccctcctcctcctccaagtTATGACCCAG acTACATCCAGTGCCCTCACTGTCAGCGGCGGTTCAATGAAAATGCAGCAGACAGACACATTAAGTTTTGTCAAGAGCAGGCCGCCCGGATGGGTAATAAGACCAAAGCAGAAGTGAAGAAACCCCCAGCTCGGACACAG tacaAGCCACCTGGTGTAAAAAAGAGTGCACCACCTCCTGCTTCTACCatcccctctgcctcctctcgtTTACCACAAAGAGCAGGTTCAGGGCAGGCCACAG ggaCTCCTGGTAAGGCGTCCTCAGCTGGTACAGTGAGAAATAATCCATCTAGCCTCACAAGCCCACCCTCCAA TGTGGGCATGAAACCGAGAGTCGCAAGCTCTGGTTACAGCTCTGTAAGAAACGCATCTGGAGCTGGGGTCAACAAGAAGAAAGCGGACCCTTATATATCTAG GAACGAGGTTGACGGCGACATAGGAAACGGTGGAGTAAAGAGCAAGTTCTGTCATGAATGTGGAGCGAAGTATCCGGTCGAATCTGCGAAATTCTGCTGTGAGTGTGGAGTCCGCAGGATGTGCATCTCATCAGAGTCGTGTACATATCCTGGAGTACGGGATGGAAACGCTCTGGCTcatttaataaacaaaacaaatctaggGTAA
- the zc2hc1a gene encoding zinc finger C2HC domain-containing protein 1A isoform X1, with protein MEEFEDEAVLPPQDLVQCHICNRSFFPKVLDKHVKICQKAAAKRRKVFDSSRQRAEGTDIPTLKPLKPKSQSSSSSVKAEPPKKPSNWRKKHEDFIAAIRAARNVSQGTKDGEPLPPPPPPSYDPDYIQCPHCQRRFNENAADRHIKFCQEQAARMGNKTKAEVKKPPARTQYKPPGVKKSAPPPASTIPSASSRLPQRAGSGQATGTPGKASSAGTVRNNPSSLTSPPSNVGMKPRVASSGYSSVRNASGAGVNKKKADPYISRNEVDGDIGNGGVKSKFCHECGAKYPVESAKFCCECGVRRMCISSESCTYPGVRDGNALAHLINKTNLG; from the exons ATGGAAGAATTTGAAG ATGAAGCGGTTCTTCCTCCTCAGGACCTGGTTCAGTGCCACATTTGTAACAGAAGCTTTTTCCCTAAAGTGCTG GATAAGCAtgtaaaaatctgtcaaaaagcAGCGGCCAAACGGAGGAAGGTGTTTGACTCTAGCAGACAGAGAGCTGAGGGCACAGACATTCCCACACTCAAACCCCTCAAACCAAAG tcacAGAGTTCATCTTCATCTGTGAAA GCAGAACCTCCTAAAAAGCCCAGCAACTGGCGCAAGAAACATGAGGACTTCATTGCTGCAATCAGGGCTGCACGGAACGTTTCTCAGGGCACGAAAGATGGAGAACCtttgccccctcctcctcctccaagtTATGACCCAG acTACATCCAGTGCCCTCACTGTCAGCGGCGGTTCAATGAAAATGCAGCAGACAGACACATTAAGTTTTGTCAAGAGCAGGCCGCCCGGATGGGTAATAAGACCAAAGCAGAAGTGAAGAAACCCCCAGCTCGGACACAG tacaAGCCACCTGGTGTAAAAAAGAGTGCACCACCTCCTGCTTCTACCatcccctctgcctcctctcgtTTACCACAAAGAGCAGGTTCAGGGCAGGCCACAG ggaCTCCTGGTAAGGCGTCCTCAGCTGGTACAGTGAGAAATAATCCATCTAGCCTCACAAGCCCACCCTCCAA TGTGGGCATGAAACCGAGAGTCGCAAGCTCTGGTTACAGCTCTGTAAGAAACGCATCTGGAGCTGGGGTCAACAAGAAGAAAGCGGACCCTTATATATCTAG GAACGAGGTTGACGGCGACATAGGAAACGGTGGAGTAAAGAGCAAGTTCTGTCATGAATGTGGAGCGAAGTATCCGGTCGAATCTGCGAAATTCTGCTGTGAGTGTGGAGTCCGCAGGATGTGCATCTCATCAGAGTCGTGTACATATCCTGGAGTACGGGATGGAAACGCTCTGGCTcatttaataaacaaaacaaatctaggGTAA